One genomic region from Pyrobaculum islandicum DSM 4184 encodes:
- the hemL gene encoding glutamate-1-semialdehyde 2,1-aminomutase, whose amino-acid sequence MLFERARGVFPGGVNSPARALKHLAAPLVAKGASGPYLYTDRGRLVDYCMAFGAIILGHAHPRVKNAVTQQLERGWIYALLTEEEVAYAERIKAHVPSIEKMRIVNSGTEATMNAVRLARGYTRRDVIIKFDGNFHGSHDYVLVKAGSGAATWGIPTSAGVPQDVIKLTAVVPYNDVDAFVKTVREIGGRLAAVIVEPIAANYGLIIPDREFIKALKEETERVGALLIFDEVVTGFRVGLSGAQGHFGVRPDLTTLGKVVGGGFPIGIFGGRADVMDMVAPSGPVYNAGTYNAHPVSVAAGLAVIEELEKGEPYKIANEAAERLAKGIEDIAGRAGFDVVVKQIASMFQLYFKRGDVKTPQDVRESDEKLYLKLHELAIKHGVYLAPSQYETNFTSAAHTQDVVETTLAALEKAFTELKSQVGK is encoded by the coding sequence ATGCTATTTGAAAGGGCTAGGGGCGTTTTCCCAGGCGGTGTAAACTCCCCAGCTAGAGCTCTTAAACACCTCGCCGCCCCCCTCGTGGCCAAGGGGGCCTCGGGGCCCTACTTGTACACAGACAGGGGGAGGCTCGTGGACTACTGCATGGCCTTCGGCGCGATTATACTAGGCCACGCCCACCCCCGCGTAAAAAACGCGGTGACGCAACAGCTGGAGAGGGGGTGGATCTACGCTCTCCTCACAGAGGAGGAAGTCGCCTACGCCGAGAGGATAAAAGCCCACGTGCCTTCCATCGAGAAAATGCGTATCGTAAACAGCGGCACTGAAGCCACGATGAACGCCGTGAGACTTGCCAGAGGCTACACGAGGCGGGATGTCATCATCAAGTTCGACGGCAACTTCCACGGCTCTCACGATTACGTCCTTGTAAAAGCAGGCTCTGGGGCAGCCACCTGGGGAATCCCCACGAGCGCGGGGGTGCCGCAGGACGTCATAAAGCTCACCGCCGTTGTGCCCTACAACGACGTCGATGCCTTTGTGAAGACAGTTAGGGAAATAGGCGGGAGGCTTGCGGCCGTCATCGTCGAGCCGATAGCGGCAAACTACGGCCTAATAATCCCCGACCGCGAGTTCATAAAGGCGCTGAAGGAAGAGACGGAGAGGGTGGGGGCTCTCCTCATCTTTGACGAGGTGGTGACTGGGTTTAGAGTTGGGCTTTCCGGGGCCCAGGGCCACTTCGGCGTAAGGCCAGATTTGACCACGCTGGGGAAGGTCGTCGGGGGCGGCTTCCCCATAGGTATATTCGGGGGAAGGGCGGACGTCATGGATATGGTGGCGCCAAGCGGCCCAGTCTATAACGCGGGCACCTACAACGCCCACCCGGTCTCCGTGGCGGCAGGGCTCGCAGTTATAGAGGAATTGGAAAAGGGAGAGCCGTATAAAATCGCCAACGAGGCCGCAGAGAGACTGGCAAAGGGCATAGAAGATATCGCCGGGAGGGCCGGTTTCGACGTAGTGGTTAAACAAATCGCCTCCATGTTCCAGCTCTACTTCAAGAGGGGGGATGTGAAAACGCCACAGGACGTGAGAGAAAGCGACGAAAAGCTCTACCTCAAGCTACACGAGCTAGCCATTAAACACGGCGTATATCTAGCGCCGTCGCAGTACGAGACAAATTTCACCTCTGCGGCACACACCCAAGACGTCGTGGAGACCACTTTGGCAGCTCTTGAAAAAGCTTTTACAGAGTTAAAAAGCCAAGTCGGGAAGTAG
- a CDS encoding phosphoribosylaminoimidazolesuccinocarboxamide synthase encodes MELVYEGKAKRVYSRGDTLVLVFKDEVTAFDGARRDTAPNKGALSAALSAILFKYLSREGVENHFIQMVDLNALEVYKTDVIPLEVIVRFKAYGSYLRRMPLVAPLQEFRKPLVELHLKDDRLHDPLILPQDAVEAGILKESEIYEIAEIATKAAETLRKLYSKANCDFIDIKFEFGRRSGKFLLIDEISGDTFRLLCNGEHLDKEYYRKTGDVKGLLQRYEQLLILTRELLGIKEREV; translated from the coding sequence ATGGAGTTGGTCTATGAGGGGAAAGCCAAGAGAGTTTACTCTAGGGGAGACACGTTGGTGTTGGTATTTAAAGACGAAGTTACGGCTTTTGATGGAGCTAGGAGAGACACAGCGCCTAACAAAGGCGCGCTTTCTGCAGCTCTCTCCGCCATCTTATTTAAATACCTAAGTAGAGAAGGCGTGGAAAATCATTTCATACAAATGGTGGATTTAAATGCGTTAGAAGTCTATAAGACAGATGTAATACCACTGGAGGTTATTGTTAGATTTAAGGCATATGGTAGCTACTTGAGGAGAATGCCGCTTGTAGCCCCCCTGCAAGAGTTTAGAAAACCGCTTGTAGAACTCCACCTAAAGGACGACAGACTCCACGACCCTCTCATATTGCCTCAAGACGCTGTAGAAGCCGGCATATTAAAAGAAAGCGAAATCTATGAAATCGCCGAAATTGCAACAAAAGCGGCAGAGACGTTAAGAAAGCTTTATAGTAAAGCTAATTGCGATTTTATAGATATAAAGTTTGAATTTGGTAGACGTAGTGGAAAGTTTTTACTTATTGATGAGATAAGCGGCGACACCTTTAGACTTTTGTGTAATGGCGAACACCTAGACAAAGAGTACTATAGGAAGACAGGCGATGTAAAAGGGCTTTTACAGAGGTACGAACAACTACTTATACTCACTAGAGAGCTCCTAGGCATTAAAGAGCGAGAAGTCTAG
- a CDS encoding TIGR04053 family radical SAM/SPASM domain-containing protein, which yields MREVKKLIERFHSAPLIVFWESTKACPLACKHCRADAILKPLPGELNTEEGKRLIEQVASFGDPKPLLVITGGDPLMRNDLFDLIDYANQLGVPTSLAPAVSPNLNQEALKAVREHGVKSISISLDGAREETHDELRGVAGSFRDTVAVIKTAVDMGIQVQVNTVVWRKSLTELPEVAKLITDLGVRTWEVFFLIVAGRAKEELDITPEEYEAAVQFLVDVSTYGLQVRTVEAPFYRRAKLERLEGKTYDSPLYRKLVGRLRELMGPPRRGIDPTIVPTRDGFGIIFVAYDGTVYPSGFLPYPLGNVRRRSLVEIYREHPLLQKMRRGEFGGRCGVCKYKDICGGSRARAFAYFKDPLAEDPACIYSPPL from the coding sequence GTGAGAGAGGTTAAGAAGCTCATTGAGAGGTTTCACAGCGCTCCCCTCATCGTGTTTTGGGAATCTACCAAGGCCTGCCCCCTTGCCTGTAAACACTGTAGGGCAGACGCGATACTGAAGCCGTTGCCCGGGGAGTTAAACACAGAGGAGGGGAAGAGGCTTATTGAACAAGTGGCGTCTTTTGGCGACCCCAAGCCGCTACTAGTGATCACAGGGGGAGACCCCCTTATGAGAAACGACTTGTTTGACCTCATTGACTACGCAAACCAGCTGGGTGTCCCCACGTCGCTTGCCCCAGCCGTCTCGCCTAACTTAAACCAAGAGGCGCTTAAAGCCGTTAGAGAACACGGCGTCAAGTCTATTTCTATCAGTTTAGACGGCGCCAGAGAGGAGACACATGACGAGCTGCGGGGGGTCGCTGGAAGTTTTCGCGACACTGTGGCAGTTATAAAAACGGCAGTTGACATGGGGATACAAGTCCAGGTAAATACTGTCGTTTGGAGAAAGTCTCTAACCGAGCTTCCAGAAGTTGCCAAGTTAATTACAGACTTGGGAGTGAGGACGTGGGAGGTCTTCTTCTTAATAGTCGCCGGCAGGGCAAAAGAGGAGCTCGACATCACGCCGGAGGAGTACGAAGCGGCTGTGCAGTTTCTCGTAGACGTCTCTACATACGGCCTACAAGTGAGGACTGTGGAAGCGCCGTTTTATAGAAGGGCAAAGTTGGAGAGACTAGAGGGCAAGACCTACGACAGCCCGCTATATAGAAAGCTGGTAGGGCGTCTCAGGGAGCTGATGGGCCCGCCCAGAAGGGGGATCGACCCTACCATAGTCCCCACACGTGACGGCTTTGGCATAATCTTCGTCGCTTACGACGGCACTGTATATCCAAGCGGCTTCTTGCCCTACCCCCTGGGAAACGTCAGAAGACGGAGCCTGGTGGAGATATATAGAGAGCACCCACTCCTCCAAAAGATGAGACGCGGCGAATTCGGCGGGAGATGCGGCGTCTGCAAATACAAAGACATATGTGGGGGCTCAAGGGCAAGGGCCTTCGCCTATTTCAAAGACCCACTAGCAGAGGATCCAGCATGCATCTACAGCCCCCCTTTGTAG
- a CDS encoding phosphoribosyltransferase family protein — protein sequence MSVGLFAIYSFGGPVELWSMVYYGLKALTNRGDFAEAYVYNGGVERVEVDLSREVERSLRGSAAVGCVSPNGGCCREVEGGVRCSTNDGGTYVELRRDGVVAARRGESLWHLTLGAHGFDYAIISTESAAIEILGGEIRRSLRPGEIIEVSELYLRSRGGGASGPLCALEFIYMARPDSRIDGVEVASVREKIAKKLVEKISYTPDVVVGIPETGSYYAAHIAAALGRPYLPAFVATARGRSALLDEVRDRMAVIQLKANVIESAVRGKRVLLVDDSMISGITIRLVAQMLRQKAGALEIYVAVVAPPLRRTCPHGVKMPPESHMIYNAVPPDEVKYALEVDGIFYLSADELEETLKEAGVSVCTLCMRPRR from the coding sequence ATGTCGGTGGGTCTCTTCGCGATATATAGCTTCGGGGGCCCCGTAGAGCTTTGGTCTATGGTATACTACGGCCTTAAGGCTTTGACAAACCGCGGCGACTTCGCCGAGGCGTATGTATACAACGGCGGGGTGGAGAGGGTCGAAGTGGACCTCTCTAGAGAGGTGGAAAGATCTCTCCGCGGCTCGGCGGCGGTCGGTTGCGTCTCGCCTAACGGCGGCTGTTGTAGAGAGGTAGAGGGCGGCGTGAGGTGTTCAACCAACGACGGGGGGACATACGTCGAGTTGCGGAGAGACGGGGTTGTGGCAGCTAGACGTGGCGAGTCTCTATGGCATCTAACCCTCGGCGCACATGGGTTTGACTACGCCATAATCTCCACAGAGAGCGCGGCAATTGAGATCCTAGGCGGTGAGATCAGAAGGTCGCTACGGCCGGGGGAAATCATAGAGGTCAGCGAGTTGTATCTAAGGTCAAGAGGCGGCGGAGCCAGCGGCCCGCTCTGCGCCCTTGAGTTTATATATATGGCAAGACCCGACAGCAGAATAGACGGCGTTGAGGTGGCTTCTGTCAGAGAGAAAATTGCTAAGAAGCTTGTAGAGAAGATAAGCTACACACCAGACGTAGTTGTGGGCATCCCAGAGACGGGTTCATATTACGCCGCCCATATAGCTGCTGCCCTTGGGAGGCCCTATCTGCCTGCCTTTGTCGCAACGGCGAGGGGGAGAAGCGCCTTGTTAGACGAAGTGAGAGATAGGATGGCCGTCATACAGCTGAAGGCTAACGTCATAGAGTCAGCAGTGAGGGGGAAGAGGGTGCTCCTAGTAGACGACAGTATGATAAGTGGCATCACCATAAGGCTTGTGGCGCAGATGCTACGTCAGAAAGCCGGCGCCCTTGAGATATATGTGGCGGTAGTGGCGCCTCCGCTGAGGAGAACGTGTCCCCACGGCGTGAAAATGCCGCCGGAGAGCCACATGATCTATAACGCCGTGCCGCCTGACGAAGTTAAATACGCCTTGGAGGTAGACGGCATATTCTACCTATCAGCCGACGAGCTAGAAGAGACCTTGAAAGAGGCCGGGGTCTCGGTCTGCACCCTCTGTATGAGGCCGAGACGATGA
- the purN gene encoding phosphoribosylglycinamide formyltransferase gives MKIGILASWRGTNAKAIFDHVKLGVLRGVEPVLLIYTDENAPVRKIAEAYGVEAVYIQHRGVARARREQELADLLRQYGVDLVILAGYDYILGSSFIEQFRWRILNIHPSLLPFAGGKGMYGLRVHMEVYRAGVKISGPTVHLVDESVDGGPILDQWPVYIGDIYGLDLPYEEKLAILADRVLIYEHRLYSRVIQAVADGLLEVISERVKYPKVIEEGGRIKYEEEEVEVARAVLKTGEGWLREWRERQRVYVEHQLREWRESGKPMHLICPHGCLD, from the coding sequence GTGAAAATAGGAATTCTGGCGTCTTGGAGGGGTACAAATGCAAAAGCTATATTTGACCATGTAAAACTAGGCGTCTTAAGAGGGGTAGAGCCTGTGTTGTTGATATATACAGACGAAAATGCGCCAGTGAGAAAGATAGCGGAGGCCTACGGCGTAGAGGCTGTGTATATACAACACAGGGGGGTCGCCAGGGCGAGGAGAGAACAAGAACTAGCAGACCTTTTGAGACAATATGGCGTAGACTTAGTAATACTGGCTGGCTACGACTACATATTGGGGTCTTCCTTTATTGAACAATTTAGGTGGAGGATATTAAACATCCACCCCTCTCTTCTGCCATTTGCCGGAGGTAAGGGGATGTATGGTTTGAGAGTCCATATGGAAGTGTACAGGGCTGGCGTAAAAATCTCCGGCCCCACTGTACATCTAGTAGATGAGTCTGTAGATGGAGGCCCCATTCTAGATCAATGGCCTGTATACATAGGGGATATATACGGGCTTGACCTCCCATATGAAGAAAAACTAGCTATACTAGCCGATAGAGTTTTGATATATGAACATAGGCTCTACTCAAGAGTAATACAGGCTGTGGCAGACGGCTTGCTGGAGGTAATTAGCGAACGTGTAAAATATCCCAAGGTGATAGAGGAGGGGGGCAGGATTAAGTATGAAGAAGAGGAAGTTGAGGTGGCTAGAGCTGTGTTAAAAACTGGCGAAGGCTGGCTTAGAGAGTGGCGTGAGAGACAAAGAGTCTATGTAGAGCATCAGCTTAGAGAGTGGCGTGAGTCTGGAAAGCCCATGCATTTGATATGTCCCCATGGTTGTTTGGATTAA
- a CDS encoding bifunctional 5,10-methylenetetrahydrofolate dehydrogenase/5,10-methenyltetrahydrofolate cyclohydrolase: MVVWIKGDRLHTETLEWARRHVKELERYGVTPKLAVLLLNDDPIELETQHKYVSLKARDIKSIGGEVELFELYKEPPEKREVAALKLIERLNNADDVTGILVQKPLPPYVDETKIFERLSPLKDVDGLTPENKKRLVTGFDLDRDILPCTPAGILELFRQYKIDVRGKDVVVVGKGTLVGFPLSIMLMQLDATVTVLHALSKDRKYYVRNADIIISAVGRPPELYSDNPWKLTGDFIKEGAVVVGVGGKVDPVTKKWYFDVDEKSVAEKASYLTPNIGGVGLATRARLVKNLIITSYMVATRVASPRLLAL, encoded by the coding sequence ATGGTTGTTTGGATTAAAGGCGACAGACTACATACAGAAACTCTGGAGTGGGCTAGACGCCACGTGAAGGAGTTAGAGCGCTATGGAGTTACTCCAAAGCTAGCCGTACTCCTTCTAAACGACGACCCAATAGAGTTGGAGACGCAACATAAATACGTATCTCTAAAGGCAAGAGATATTAAGTCTATAGGAGGTGAGGTTGAGCTTTTCGAGCTATATAAAGAGCCGCCGGAGAAAAGAGAAGTCGCGGCGTTGAAATTAATAGAGAGGTTGAATAACGCAGATGATGTAACTGGCATATTAGTCCAAAAGCCTCTGCCGCCGTATGTAGACGAGACAAAGATTTTTGAGAGACTCTCCCCTCTAAAAGACGTAGATGGCCTTACCCCCGAAAATAAAAAACGGCTAGTGACAGGCTTCGACTTAGATAGAGATATCTTGCCTTGTACACCCGCCGGTATACTGGAGTTATTTAGACAATATAAAATCGACGTCAGAGGCAAGGATGTCGTTGTAGTTGGCAAGGGGACTTTGGTGGGGTTTCCACTCTCTATAATGTTAATGCAACTAGATGCAACAGTCACAGTTCTCCACGCCCTGAGTAAAGACAGAAAATATTACGTAAGAAACGCAGATATTATAATTTCCGCAGTGGGGAGGCCGCCGGAGCTATACAGCGACAACCCCTGGAAGCTCACTGGAGATTTTATAAAAGAGGGCGCCGTAGTAGTCGGCGTAGGCGGCAAGGTTGACCCAGTTACAAAAAAGTGGTATTTCGACGTTGATGAAAAAAGCGTAGCTGAGAAAGCGTCTTATCTAACGCCAAATATCGGCGGCGTGGGACTTGCCACTAGAGCCCGCCTTGTGAAAAACCTCATAATTACGAGTTATATGGTTGCAACACGCGTCGCCTCGCCTAGACTTCTCGCTCTTTAA
- the purQ gene encoding phosphoribosylformylglycinamidine synthase I, protein MYRVAVLKFPGTNGDYDVLRALNLVGLQGEIVWYRDYAAGKYDAVVLAGGFSYGDRLRAGAIAAQTEAIEQLRRDVEREIPVLGICNGFQILVEAGFLPGALAPNEPPGFISKWIQVAVVDVKTPFTHLYEPGEVVYMPIAHGEGRYIPSGPYTQAFRYVENPNGSHNATAGVSNGNVLGLMPHPERAVDRDISRGGVGGLKLWLSLKSWLKG, encoded by the coding sequence ATGTATAGAGTGGCTGTTTTAAAATTTCCCGGTACCAACGGCGACTATGATGTGTTGAGGGCGCTGAATTTAGTAGGTCTCCAGGGGGAGATTGTGTGGTATAGAGACTACGCCGCGGGGAAATATGACGCGGTTGTGTTAGCCGGCGGCTTCAGCTACGGAGATCGCCTCAGGGCTGGGGCAATAGCGGCACAGACAGAGGCCATAGAACAGCTAAGGAGAGACGTAGAGAGAGAGATCCCCGTGTTGGGCATATGCAACGGGTTCCAGATACTAGTCGAGGCAGGCTTCCTCCCAGGTGCGCTGGCCCCCAACGAGCCCCCCGGCTTTATATCGAAGTGGATTCAGGTGGCCGTAGTAGATGTGAAAACTCCCTTCACCCATCTATACGAGCCGGGAGAGGTGGTGTATATGCCTATTGCCCACGGCGAAGGTAGGTACATACCGTCGGGGCCCTATACCCAAGCCTTTAGATATGTGGAAAACCCTAACGGGTCTCACAACGCCACCGCTGGGGTGAGTAACGGAAACGTCCTCGGCCTCATGCCTCATCCAGAGAGGGCAGTGGATAGAGATATCTCCAGAGGCGGCGTCGGCGGCTTAAAGCTGTGGCTAAGCCTAAAGAGCTGGCTCAAGGGGTGA
- a CDS encoding phosphoribosylformylglycinamidine cyclo-ligase, with amino-acid sequence MRYRDAGVDLDKHWAVHKAVSQYLGGARGIYTSSLEVGGARLTLHVDGVGTKAVLALELDRLEVAGRDCVTVNVNDIVCDGFKPLAVVDYVAVEPQHLDKVPRVVAGVASKAGEVGAQLLGGETAVLPGVIYGIDVVCTVLGIKAAYTRPPAPGDVLIGLPSTGPHANGYSLLRRLFKPEEEVCGRPAAELLLAEVADYSPVLKAMEEDTVAGAVHITGGGYRKLKKALGGLGAEVAFDVPCLFREIVKRGVEPHEAYQVFNMGIGMVVYTTKDRLGEALRALEPLNPRPIGEVKQGGGLLVNSIII; translated from the coding sequence ATGAGGTATAGAGACGCCGGCGTAGACCTAGACAAACACTGGGCGGTACACAAAGCGGTGTCTCAATACCTCGGAGGCGCCAGGGGGATTTACACAAGCTCTCTAGAGGTAGGCGGCGCCAGACTTACGCTCCATGTAGACGGCGTGGGAACAAAGGCAGTGTTGGCGCTAGAGTTAGACAGACTTGAGGTAGCTGGGAGAGACTGCGTCACAGTAAATGTAAATGATATAGTCTGCGACGGCTTTAAGCCGCTGGCCGTTGTGGACTATGTAGCTGTAGAGCCCCAACACCTAGACAAGGTGCCCAGGGTCGTAGCCGGCGTTGCTTCCAAAGCTGGCGAAGTCGGCGCTCAGCTCTTGGGCGGCGAAACGGCAGTTCTGCCGGGAGTGATCTACGGCATAGACGTAGTCTGCACAGTCCTTGGGATAAAAGCCGCGTACACAAGGCCGCCGGCCCCAGGCGACGTCTTGATAGGTCTCCCATCCACAGGTCCCCACGCCAATGGCTACAGCCTACTACGCCGACTGTTTAAGCCAGAGGAGGAAGTCTGCGGCAGGCCAGCGGCAGAGCTGCTGCTGGCAGAAGTCGCCGACTATAGCCCCGTGTTGAAGGCCATGGAGGAGGACACAGTCGCCGGAGCGGTTCATATCACGGGGGGTGGGTATAGGAAGTTGAAAAAGGCGCTCGGCGGCCTGGGGGCAGAGGTGGCCTTCGACGTTCCATGTCTCTTCAGAGAGATCGTCAAGAGGGGGGTTGAGCCACACGAGGCTTACCAAGTCTTTAACATGGGCATAGGCATGGTTGTCTACACGACTAAAGACCGGCTTGGAGAGGCGCTGAGAGCTCTAGAGCCCCTAAACCCGAGACCCATCGGCGAGGTTAAACAAGGCGGTGGCCTATTGGTAAATTCCATAATAATATAG
- the cobA gene encoding uroporphyrinogen-III C-methyltransferase, with product MGRVYVVGAGPGDPELITVKGLRLLENADVVLHDRLVAPELLKRVKPGAVVIDVGKRPGGAGPTQAEINEILFKYAQLYNTVVRLHGGDPLVFGRGFEECEYLVARGVPCEFVPGVTSGFAAPARYYIPPVVRGTASSVALVTGREDPSKGLRQVNFRRLANAVDTIVIYMGASSAGEIAIELIEGGLSGETPVAVIKSAYFKDEEFYTTTLSRLGPVPNPSIIVVGRVVERGARLWEAARRLL from the coding sequence GTGGGGAGGGTCTACGTCGTGGGGGCGGGGCCAGGCGACCCCGAGCTCATCACGGTCAAGGGCCTCAGGCTATTGGAAAATGCAGACGTCGTACTCCACGATAGACTTGTGGCGCCTGAGTTATTAAAACGCGTAAAGCCCGGGGCCGTAGTGATTGACGTGGGCAAGAGACCAGGCGGCGCCGGCCCCACGCAAGCGGAGATAAACGAGATACTCTTCAAATATGCACAGCTATATAACACTGTGGTGAGACTCCACGGGGGGGATCCCTTGGTGTTTGGAAGGGGGTTTGAAGAGTGTGAATACCTTGTGGCAAGGGGGGTTCCCTGTGAGTTTGTCCCCGGGGTTACCAGCGGTTTTGCTGCTCCCGCACGTTATTACATACCTCCGGTAGTTAGAGGCACTGCGAGCTCTGTTGCGTTAGTCACAGGGAGAGAAGACCCCTCAAAGGGCTTGCGTCAAGTAAATTTCAGACGATTAGCCAACGCCGTAGACACTATAGTCATATATATGGGCGCCTCTTCTGCTGGCGAAATAGCTATAGAGCTCATAGAGGGCGGCTTGTCTGGAGAAACTCCCGTCGCCGTGATAAAATCCGCATATTTTAAAGATGAAGAGTTCTATACTACTACACTAAGCCGTCTCGGCCCTGTGCCAAATCCAAGTATAATAGTCGTGGGAAGGGTCGTAGAGAGGGGGGCTAGGCTATGGGAGGCGGCACGGAGATTGTTGTAG
- the purD gene encoding phosphoribosylamine--glycine ligase: MDKVLVVGDGAREHAIAWSLEKSGVAVGAVISHLNPGLVDIIKRTGGRVFLGSPVDPHFVVKAAEEFSPDLVIIGPEEPLFAGVSDALREKGFRTLGASKRLAIIEMRKDVARALQWKYGIPGRLIYGVFKNIEEAYSFSKALGAVAIKPIRQAGGKGVRVIYGDAKYLEFDEAYRKSAEDIMKQLSNFRDVDAAVLVEEAVWGIEFTIQALTDGETLFFFPPVQDNPHAYEYGVGPECGGMGTISPLPFLEEGEVEEAKKAVEFTVKALREEFGERYVGVISGQMMLTTRGPVIIEYYSRLGDPEALNALYLYEGDAYSLFSLAADGKLHKAERRFKEEYTVVKALAPLGYPHKRDIAKGRRVYIDWDVIKREGCLVFFSSVEERDGAYVTLGSRALEILAPGKTAEEAYLKSERCMSAVRGDGVYYRRDIGSPEYMSYMATKAGKVRAVYKWRRERGLDGKIAIWEPGVGLREYKL, translated from the coding sequence ATGGACAAAGTGTTAGTCGTAGGCGACGGCGCGCGAGAACACGCCATTGCCTGGTCATTAGAAAAGTCGGGGGTTGCCGTTGGCGCCGTGATTTCACATCTAAACCCCGGGCTTGTAGACATTATAAAACGTACCGGGGGGAGGGTCTTCTTAGGAAGCCCCGTGGACCCCCATTTTGTGGTTAAGGCCGCTGAGGAGTTCTCTCCTGACTTAGTTATCATAGGCCCAGAAGAGCCGCTTTTTGCAGGGGTGTCTGATGCCCTACGTGAAAAAGGGTTTAGAACTTTAGGCGCCTCTAAGAGACTTGCGATTATTGAAATGCGGAAAGACGTCGCCAGAGCTCTACAGTGGAAGTATGGAATACCCGGGAGGTTGATATACGGCGTATTTAAAAACATAGAGGAGGCGTATAGCTTTAGTAAAGCTCTTGGCGCTGTGGCGATAAAGCCCATTAGACAAGCCGGTGGCAAGGGGGTGAGAGTGATCTATGGAGATGCCAAATATCTGGAATTTGACGAAGCGTATAGAAAAAGCGCTGAAGACATAATGAAACAACTTTCTAATTTTAGGGATGTTGACGCCGCAGTGCTTGTAGAAGAGGCTGTATGGGGTATCGAGTTTACAATACAAGCGTTAACAGACGGCGAGACGCTATTCTTCTTCCCGCCTGTACAAGACAATCCACATGCATATGAATATGGCGTAGGGCCTGAATGCGGCGGCATGGGGACAATCTCGCCATTGCCATTCTTGGAGGAGGGAGAGGTAGAAGAAGCTAAGAAGGCTGTAGAGTTCACTGTAAAAGCCTTGCGTGAGGAATTCGGCGAGAGATATGTGGGCGTAATCAGTGGACAAATGATGTTGACAACGCGCGGCCCCGTCATAATTGAGTACTACAGCAGGCTGGGAGACCCAGAGGCACTTAACGCCCTCTATCTCTACGAGGGAGACGCCTACTCTCTGTTTAGTCTTGCCGCCGATGGTAAACTTCACAAAGCGGAGAGGAGGTTTAAGGAGGAATACACAGTGGTTAAAGCTCTTGCCCCCCTGGGCTATCCGCATAAAAGAGATATAGCCAAGGGGAGGAGGGTATATATCGATTGGGACGTGATCAAGAGAGAGGGGTGTCTCGTCTTCTTCTCGTCCGTTGAAGAGAGAGACGGCGCCTATGTCACACTTGGCTCTAGGGCACTTGAAATCCTCGCCCCGGGGAAGACGGCAGAAGAGGCTTATCTTAAGTCGGAGAGGTGTATGTCTGCGGTGAGGGGAGACGGCGTCTACTACCGCCGCGACATTGGCTCGCCTGAGTATATGTCCTACATGGCAACTAAGGCGGGCAAAGTAAGAGCTGTCTACAAGTGGAGAAGAGAGAGAGGCTTAGACGGCAAAATTGCGATATGGGAGCCGGGGGTGGGGCTGAGAGAGTATAAGCTATGA
- a CDS encoding phosphoribosylformylglycinamidine synthase subunit PurS, which translates to MRYLVYLNIAYKRGIRDPEGETIQREIFERRGVSIEVRAGKCLVLTIEASSPEEAREKALKLAWDMRLGNPNVHMVEVVRVEYV; encoded by the coding sequence ATGAGGTACCTCGTTTACTTAAACATAGCCTACAAGCGGGGGATTAGGGATCCCGAAGGCGAGACTATCCAGAGGGAGATCTTCGAACGCCGTGGCGTTAGTATAGAGGTGAGGGCGGGGAAGTGTCTAGTATTAACTATCGAGGCCTCAAGCCCGGAGGAGGCCAGAGAGAAGGCGTTGAAGCTGGCGTGGGATATGCGCCTGGGCAATCCAAACGTCCACATGGTAGAGGTGGTGAGAGTGGAATATGTATAG